The genomic window ATTGCTCTGTTATTGGAGAATGTTTATTTACATCTGCAATAAGCTGGCGTTTCTTTTGTCCTTGACCTTTTTTCGTACGAGTTGACCTGGCCATAAGTCACCTACTTTCTTAAGCTATGACGATTTCCTCGCCGGTTCAACAGCATCCATCGTTGAGACTACTCCAAGAACAGGAAGGTTTAAGATCTTCTCAATATCTTTTTCTGATTTCACTGTTGTATCTAAGTATTCAAGTAAAAATGCTAATCCTACTGCTCCCATTAATCCAACAACAAACGCAATCGCCATATTTAAAATTGTATTAGGACTCGATGGTGATGGATTTTCACCAACTACTGCTTCTGATAGGATTGTTACATTATCTGTGCTTAGAATATCGGGAATTTGCGCTTCAAATACAGTTGAAATTTCATTTACAATGGCTGTTGCTTCTTCTGGTTTGTCAGCTTCAACCGTTACAAGTAGCACTTGGGAATTGTTTTGATTTGTCACAGACACCATATTTTGAAGTGTACTAAGACTATAATCTAAGTTCCCATTTTCAATGACATCATTTAAAATACGAGGGCTTTTAATTATCTGCGTATATGTACCGACGAGCTCTAAACTTGTTCGGACATCGTTTTGAGTTACGCCTTCCTCTGTACCTGCTTGATAAATTAATAATTCTGCAGAACGTTCGTATTTTGGAGTAAGGACAAAAACACTTACTAACGTACCAGCTAACATTGCTAACAACGGAATCGCAACGAGCAATTTCCAGCGTTGTTTTAATGTTTGAAAGATTTCTTTCAAACTTATCGTTTCTTCCATCTAATCGCTAACCTCCTAAACGTATACCATAACTCAAATCGAATTATATCATAATTTGACTAACAATATTGATAAATCATCGTCATTTTTATTGCTAATTCTACTGTTTCAAACAGGATTAGACCGCATCTATTGTATTTGTAGACCAGGAAAGCGAACTTTTCACTAAAAATTATAACAAAATGTTCTTGTTCTTATGATCAGCTTCTTTTATCCTAGTAAGAGAGAATGAATACATACATCGTTACATTTACCATTTTAATAGTAGAAAGGCGTTTTTAAATGAAGAAAAAAACGGCACTGAAAGTAACCGCATTAATCTTTGGAATCCTTTTTTTAGTCGTAATTGGAGTAGGCCTTT from Shouchella hunanensis includes these protein-coding regions:
- a CDS encoding YveK family protein, whose amino-acid sequence is MEETISLKEIFQTLKQRWKLLVAIPLLAMLAGTLVSVFVLTPKYERSAELLIYQAGTEEGVTQNDVRTSLELVGTYTQIIKSPRILNDVIENGNLDYSLSTLQNMVSVTNQNNSQVLLVTVEADKPEEATAIVNEISTVFEAQIPDILSTDNVTILSEAVVGENPSPSSPNTILNMAIAFVVGLMGAVGLAFLLEYLDTTVKSEKDIEKILNLPVLGVVSTMDAVEPARKSS